The window CATAGTTCAGGGATTTATGATTAACTCGTGCTACGCTGCgagttaagttaattttttcttaaatataaaaaaattattcaaatgttactaatttttttttctagcggagaaaaaattaaatcgtgTGACGGTTAACTCGATGTAACCCGATTAACTTTATTGATCCAAAAACAACACATATAACAtgtgaaaacaaattttaactaaaaaaaagttcaaaatgatatctttttttaatattaaagtaaCAACATATTTAATTGACCTTGAACAACCCAGGTTAACGTGTTAAATTCATGACCCGagttatgagactatgataaccctatagaaaggaaatcaaaataaattattaagcctaattcccaatcaactcaatattgaaggatgaaactgaaaaaaaaatcaattaaaaaaaaacaaaaaaatgacccaggttaacatgtcaaacttgcAACCTTGgtcataagatcaagataactccatgaaaaaaaaatttaatttctaactagcctaatattgaaggatgtgattaaaaaaataaattaaaaaaaagagtataaaaAACAACCCGAGTCAATCCACCAAACTCATGACTCAGGTCATCTTACggaaataaccttataaaaataaataaaaaaaataacttgatttaacccgagttaacctgttaaatccgTAACTTTGATCTGGAGACTAAGATAACTCCATAGACAGaaagttaaaacaaattataaagttcgaTTCTCAATCGTCCCTGTCGGATCTAATATTAAACGATGAAAAttgtaaaaatcttaattaaaaaaatgacataaaaaataagccAAAGTAACCCGAGTTAACCGTTAAACACTATTACTAActcatgagactatgataacctaatgaaaaacaaaccagaacaaatcatgaaacctaattctcaattaaacacAATGTTAATAGATAAAATTGGAGGGGgggtcaattaaaaaaagacagaaaatgAGTCAACTAGGTTAATCCGCGACCTGGGTCATGAGACAGGGacaacctaataaaaagcaagTCCAATGATAAAGGACTCGTGACCCAGATAATAAGACTAATATaacctctttaaaaaaaaattgacatgattTAATAAGGGTTAAAATGTCAAAACTCGCGACCTTGATCTTAAGATCAAAATATTCTCATATTAAGAAAATCAGAATATATCATGAACCTCAATTCCTAACCGATTCAATgtcgaatgataaaattaaaagaaattaaataaataaaagacacaaaaaacaacCCGAGTTTACTCGTGTTAATTCGTTAAGCATTATTCTCGTgtcatgagatcaaaataatctaatgaaaagtaaacaaaataaatcatgatttttaatttcaatcaaattaatattaaatgatgaaatttgaagaaaaaaactaattaagaaaaagaaaaaaaatctgagttaattgagttaacttgccaaaccaagttaactcgtcaaacttggAACCCGTGTcttgagagtgtgataactaaataaaaaaataatattaaaaaattaaattaaacaaaaaaaattaattaaaaaaaaacaaaaacaacaaagaactATTCCAATAAATAGTTAGGAGGGAACCctcctcttttagtttatagtttatagttaattaattcttctCAAGTCTTATCCTATTTATTTtactaagaattttttattattattaatttcaaatggtttagttttttctttacttttggAGGCATTTCAAAAACtcgaaaaaatgaaaatgaaatttacacacttttttctctttactaATCCTGACAGAAATGGACAGAGCAGGAAattgtaacaaaaataaaatatgtgggAACTGATTGGAATAAAAGTAAAGGATGTTGGAGTAGATTGCAATTGAGACAACATACAAACTTCAAGGGGCCAATGAACGAAGTCAGTTCTGTTCAATTCTTTTCAACATGAAGAAAACTAAGGTTTCACCATTTGTAGTAAGAAGCAACAATCCTACCTTCTACGATACATAGAAGGTGTTTTGTCATACTTTAAGCATTAAATCATAGCAGAAGCAAAAGGGATGAAGAAGCACTCGCGTCAGCCCAGAAATGGCATCCCATTATTCAGAAAGTTGTGCACTTCGCATCATTGCATGACCTGGTTACGATAACCCTGCGTATTATCGACCATCTCTCCAGGCTTACAAGAACACATGCTGGCAGTGGCAGGAGAATGAgcgtagaaaatatttttaaggaaAAGCATCTTGAGCCATGCATCCATACTTGCTCATCGATGATAAATAAGCCtattaacattataaaaacaacttcaaCGCAAGGGGAATAGATGAAAGGAAAGAATCTACTCAATTGGCTGTCTGAGCTTGAATAAAGAAGGGGTTCATTATTAACAGACAccaagaagaaggaaaaacacATTAACGAGGCCACATTTGGGATTGCACTGCAGTTATGaagtgaaatttatttttatttcatttcataaCTGCTTATTTATTCAGGAGACAAATTTACTTTCAACAGCTTATTTATTCAGGAGacaaattaatttgatggtCCTAAAAGGCTCAAGATCTTCTATTTTCTGTACATTAAGGAATGTCTATAAACATAGGCAAGGACATTGTCAGGAGcttatattgatatcaaaaggATCATGAACAGAAGTTGAGGAAACGGCTGTTTCTGACAATACTAAAGTTGAAACCTCACTCCGGCTTTCTGGCTGTTTATAGTATTTGCTCCTAGTGTCAAACCTCGCATTCAACTCTTCATCGGTTTCATATGGATCATCATCATCTGTGTGCACATGGGAACTGTTGTTATCCGATCTATCTAAGATCGAACTAGAGTTCTGATTGCCTCTCAAACTACTTCTTATACGTTCGTGAGGTCCTCTTATGGCCTTAAACCTCAAATCTTCACTATTTGGTTCAGGGATCACATCAGGTATGATCCTAGTTCCTTCTATCATGCTAACAACTTCAGACATGATTGGCCTTAGTGATGGTGAAGCATTAGCGCATAAGAGAGCTACTTTTATCAACCTTTCTGCTTCTACCTTGTTGAATTCAGATCCCAGCTTCTGATCCACTAGCTCAATCAGGTTTCCATTTTGCTCTAAATGGCAGGCCTGAAATGCAGATAAATCCACGTTAGTTTATAGCAGCAAAGATGTGCACATTTGATGCTGCACTTAACTAGCAAATTTAAGCTTCGACCTTTACATTATGAATTTTATCAACTTGTAAAAACACTCCCATTACAGTCCTTAATTATCTTACAGGAATTTGATTGACCTAACTAGAGATAAATTTTTCTGTTCAATGGTCTTCAAATCAGATGTGATGTCTCTAAATGAGTGGAATATTTAAAGAGAATGAAAGTACTTAAAGtgattaacaaaaacaaaaaccataaagGAGTTCAATAAGTATCTGTGATAACCCCAGAAAATTAAAGTGGATCACTAAaagaaacttcaagaaataCAATAAGCAGATGTTAATATCTGTGATTTACCCAGTCTAGAAGACAAGAGAATTGATCATCCGGCCCACAACTCTTGTTATGCTTCCCACTCACAATCTCCAGTGCCACAATTCCAAAACTGTAAACATCTGCTTTATATGTCAAACGACCCCATAATGCATATTCTGGTGCCATATATCCTctgcacatcaaaattataaagtaCTGTtcgttaaaattaaaaaatcacaacacaTTTTTGCCAAACAAAATTAGAATATGCAAGAAAGAACTGACTTACACAGTTCCAGCAACTCTGGTGCTGATAAAGGTTTTTTCTCGTTCGTCTAGTTTAGCCAATCCAAAATCAGATATTTTAGGACTGAGATCCTTATCAAGGAGAACATTGGTGACTTTGATGTCTCTATGAACAATCTTGAGTCTTGATTCTTCATGTAAAAAAGACAAGCCTTTGGCAATTCCGATGCATATCTTCTGCCTTGTTTTCCAGTCCAAATGTAGTTGATTTTCTGGACCTGTGCATAATCATCCAAGGAAACAATGCTTCTGAAAACTAAAACATCACTTGCCTGTGTGCGATTtccataattttcttttattttatatgacacTATTATTTGTACTTACCAAACAAAGCACGAGAAAGGCTGTTGTTTTCCATGTATTCATATACTAACAATAGTTGATCTCCTTCAATACAACACCCATGAAGTTTTACAAGATGTGGGTGCTGCATGCATGAAATCACGCCAATCTCGTTCAAAAACTCACGATTTCCCTGACTTGACTTAGATGAGAGCTGCTTCACAGCAATCACAGTACCATCAGGTAACAAGCCCTGCATAGCGCAGTCATGGAAATACTATCTTCAGTAGAGTCTTTGAAGATATATACATTCATGGCTTCATAATGACAAATAGAGGATAGAAAATCCCTAGAGAATACCTTGTAAACTGGTCCAAATCCACCTTCTCCAATTTTGTTTGCCGGATCAAAATTTCCTGTGGCAGCTTTAATTTGCTTTAAGGTAAAAGAAACAGTTTGGATTTCTATTCCTTCAAGACCtgtcaaaaacagaaatcggtTGAACAACTTCATGAATTCGTACCAAAACCTTAAGTTTGTTTTATAACAATGCTAAAGGCGGCcctattttgttttccttattgACAAGTCAAATGAGCTTGAACAATCAACTCATGATTTGCTTGCCGTGTGCCAGGAACAACTATCCGAGACAAGCATCATATGCGATGATTGAGAGATCATACTCATAGCAAGTCTTAACACATAGtaggtgaaaaaaatcatatcaattggTGTTTAGGAGTGTGGCAGTGATTCAAAGTACTCTtcgcttgaaaatacattaaaataatatttttttatttttttaaaattattttagcatCAGCAAACCAAacgatctgaaaataaaaaaaatatgaattttaaacaaaaaataaaattttaaattttaaaaaacgtGATTtcaaccgcgtttccaaacattTTCTAAATAGCATTGAGATTTCTCTTCCACTCTGTCTTCCTTGTGCAGCATGCAAAGTCAAAAAGCAGTAAAGACTAAAGAGTACAACCATAAGTTTTCTGATGGCCCTTAAGAATGGaaacaagattttattttacaacTGCAAATATCGCACTCCTGGCCAAAGAACCAATTCTAGAGCATAAATGTAATGTAAACATTTACGGCGAGTACACCAAATCCACATCTGTATAGATAAAGATAACAAAAGATAACTTAACCCGTTACTTTTTGGTTGAGAAATAAGACACATCCAAGCTCATATTActgaattttatttagttttattattagactttaatttatgtttttttgttagatttttattatgCAGTGGGTTTTCAgctcaaatttgattttatttagatttttattatttatatttaatttttctacatgttaaacaatttttatgaattgaaaaaaagttataagACTTTTGGTTTCCTCCCCTGattctctcctttcttcttcagctcctcttttttcttcttcaactcattttctttttcttgatggCTTTATCTCTCTCCTCTCTAACTTCTTTCAATTTTCCTTGTCACAGCTTTgctttggtatcagagcaaggcTTTTAGTTTTTCCTACAACTAAACATCCaatgaaacaaaattaatcTTGTTGCAAAAACAGGGCTTAACAAAGTAACCCAGGGCTTAACAAAGTAACCCAAGAGAGGGAATGACTACTAAAGCCAATATCAACGAGGTTGATCATCTTGCTGATGAATTTTTAGAATTGAACATGTTTGTTGTTGATTTCGAAGTCAACTGAATCAAAAATCTGAGTAATAATGGGTTGAAACTGTTGCAACAATACATGTATGCACCGAGTAAAGGATGTTCTCCACTTACAAAGAAGTAGATGGTAAACACTTgtacataaaaaattcattaacctCCAAGGTACTAGATGTTGGGAAGTTCATATTGAAGATGACTTCTGAAAAACTTATGACCTTCAACAATGTGctttatgttgatgacattaGGATGAACTTAATGTCTAGTTCATTGTTGagcaaaaatagttttaagTTGATCTTTGAGAATGAAAAATTtgtactcttaaaaaaaatatgacatggATCACTTCTTTAATGTCATCATAACCCTTAGAGTTTTACTAAGTGAATTCATGACATGGATCACTTTATTGATTGGTCAAACtaatcagaaaataaaaaagttagataAATCTCATTGATACTGCCCAACTTTATTGGAAAAGAGTCGAGGACTATCTAGAGTTAAGAGAAAAACCTCTTATCACTTATTGGAATGAGAcgaaagaaaaattacaagatGAGCACCTACCCCAATCTTATAAAACTAAACTTTTAAACCAGTGAAATAATCTTAGACAAGGGAATGGATTTGTCATGAAGTACATAGCAAAGTTTGATGAGTGTAGGATAAGATGCGACATAAAGGAGGACGAACCATGTTTTTGAGTAGGTTTTGTAAAAGTTTGaatgataattttagaaaataggTCATGCTCTAAGGTACTTTCACTCTTGACCAAGCTTATACTTAATGCATGATTATGAGTTGGTCATAAAAGGTCAATGAATAAAACATCAGGACCATCATAGTCTCTCTTTTAGGTCTCAGTttgggaaaaaatattttttattgggtgtTTCGCCCTACAGATCTAATCTTAATAGTGTCCAACTTTATAACGAAGATAAAAACAAACGAGTCATCAAGAAAATGTCTAGAATGAGTTCAAAGGTTTAGTGTGTTAAATGTCTTTGATCATATCACTATCAATTGTACCATTAAATACTTAGTCATTCAAGAATATACGAACGTAGATAAATAGAAAGATTATAGAAATCAAGTATATGACCCAAATCCTAAGAATTTTAGTGACACAGATGAAGATGATGtggaagaaaaataacatagtaCAATGAGCCAAATGAGTCTAGGAAAGAGATTAAGCAAGAGTCTATAGAGTCCACTTTAATTGTAGAAAAAGTTTCAGGAAACTTTTTTGTGAAAATGCTTAAAGAAGTAAGTGTGGTCTCAGAAAAGTTTTATGATATTAGTACTTTTAAACTACATAATTCCTTAATCCTATGCTTGACGTTCAACACTTCATACGTTTTAAGCGACATATTGAACTCCTTGATCCCTTACATCTTACACATGATAAGATGAAGgtaatcaaaatttattgggTTATGTTCAAACCAAATCTATTCGAGTTTTGAATAATGTTTGTTCCACTCCACACCCTCGGTTATATAGTGTTCATAGTTACAAACCTAAAAAGCCTGTATATCTTCTTTCCATGTCTCCTGATGTTAGGATATTTAAGTCAGTTGAGTTTTTTGCATGTAGAGTTCATAATTTGCATTTTGAAATGATAAATCAAATTCATATAAGTAGTAAACAATGCAAATTTCAagctaatttatataaatatcataatGCACTTAAATTGAAGATTATTTCATGTATAGATTAGACCTCATGAGTGTCTTTTagaaatcaattataaattgCAAGTGAGCAGTGCTAAACCATTCAAAATATTACAAATGATCGAGTCAAAAAATTATGTCATTAATCTACAACAACTTTGATATTAACTCTATTTTTAACATGAATGACctcattatatataaaagaccTTTACCCTTGATGATTCTTTTAAGACTCTTACCCTATTATTCTTATCattggcataaaaaaaaacatattaatgctAGATTCAGTAAATCCTAGTTCATAGACAAaacaatcaaattcaaactatACTTggattgctaaaaaaaaacatcacaacaACTTGATCTTAATCTGTGAGAGCATTATCGGAGCCGACTTAAACTATACTCAACAAGGTAGAGTTTCTCCAACTCTAGGAGAGCTGGTGGGGACATCACATGgactacacacacacatatatatatataacgaaaATGACAAAGAATAGCTCAACCATCACTCTTTAATTGGAGACTAGGCACATAAcatgttattgaattttatttaattttattaatggactttaatttatgtttttttattgaacttttatTATTTAGAGGGTTCTAAGCTtacatttgattttgtttagaGTTTTACTATTTAGATGATGTAATTTTTCTCAAatgttagataattttaatgaattgagaaaaaattgCAGAATTTGAATTTTCCTCCCCTAATTTTTTCCACTCTTCTTCCGCTCCTTTCTTCTCCTATTCAGCTTCTTTTCTTGTGCTCCTTGGCTTTATCCTTCTCCTCTTTTGCTTCTTTCAATTTTAAGCACTCAAGACTTAGGGTCTGTTTGGCTGTGTGTTTCAACCTGCGTTTCgccaaattttgaatttttttttttgctaaaattgaatgcagtttgtactttttggatcgttttgatgtgctgatgttaaaaatgatttttaaaaaataaaaaaaacatcattgacatgtatttcagcacgaaaagctatttgaaaagcaaccgctaccacactgccaaacacgctcttattgatatattgatatggAAATTATTCACTTGGTTTTGATGCAGGAAGTCCAAACTAGTTGAACACTGTTCGAACAGTGGCTAAGAATCTTGAAATGAACACAAACAGGCTGCGGTATAGAAGTCTGATTTGTAGAAAACTTTTTCGGCCGTAAAACAAAGACCCCAGTCCCCATGATgtcaaattttaaatcaaatcagcACATAAACATCTAACAATCATCCAACGCAAAGCAAAAAATATCCGTGTGAAATAGCCCAAacctttttgtctttttttctgtACTCTGAAATAGCATTTCCACCAAAAGATAGCCAATGCTGAGGATACGAGACAAAAGCCTACAACTCCAAGAATTATTGGTACAGTTTTTGTCTTTCCCCCTCCCGAAAAACGTGGTTTGAAGTCTGCCAAAAAGAACACCAAATAAGTAAGCAGGCTACTACAAAACTGTAAAGCttacaaaagagaaagaaacacTCTAGTTTTATGTTACCCACTGATTAAGATATTCTAATTTTATCTCAGCTGttgattaattatgaaaatgtgCTGAGTAAAAGCTTTATTCTCCTTGTAAAAATAGATCAGTGTTTGTATCTTTTCATGAAAGTATCTGAAAATGATTAAATCAGGAGAAACTAATGCTCTTCAAAACTCTAAATTTATCTCAGCTGTTGATTAATTAGAATGGCACGCTAGAGCATCATGCATTCTGACTAGCATAAGTTATTGCTTCTCTTTGAGAACATTTTTTACTGACCAGAAAAGAAAGCTAGTCTATTCATCTCACAAACTCTTGAGGTTCTTGAGAATGTGATCATCTACTACTAACTATGTACAACTTTAGCCATAACAGCAGATACCAAGGCAAGAACTTCTTACTGGGATATACAGAAATAGCTGATATGAGGGGGCCATAGACTCCACTAACAGGAATTCTTGTAGTCCCTTTGCCAGCCCAATATAAGCggatatccaaaatattatttgtgaCAGTAGCATTGTGTATTTTTGTGACTGGCTTGGCAACCCCTGCAGCTTCAACTTCTATATTGAAATCCTTCTCAACTAGATTGTtctgcaaaacaaaaacaaaagcagtAGCATCTCATTTGCATTAGTTAGACAAACaatttatttgcattaatttggACAGAAATAAATATCTTGCATCTAAGCATCAGACCAAAGGAAAGTAACTCAGCGAAACAACCTAGTTTGAAATTGTTGAACTTCTGCGGTGACAGGACACAGACAGACAACCATGATCTTATTGTGAGTAACAAGTCATCCACTACACAAAGATCTAaataatgctattttttttttttaaaaaaaataagcattctAAAATGAATTCTTGAAGCAACACGACACAAAATCAACACAACTGCTCAAATATGCAAATAGCTACATATTGCAACTCTCAATTGTGATACCGTGTTATTCAAACCTATTCACAGTCTACAGATCATGTAATTAATTACCTGAATATAGACATCAAATAATCGTCTTCCAAGGCTGTTATATGTATTATCATTTTTGAATCTGATCTCAGCGAAGTGTAGACTCACAGTGTAATTCCCATTTTCCAAACAACGATGATAATAAGTAAGTGAAATTGGAGAAATGCGTGCTGTTTGGTacaattcattaatattta of the Populus nigra chromosome 7, ddPopNigr1.1, whole genome shotgun sequence genome contains:
- the LOC133699844 gene encoding probable LRR receptor-like serine/threonine-protein kinase RFK1 isoform X2; translation: MGANGWNFNADSCGEYLPHVQLTDPDRNVTCDCEFANNTCHITSLKFKRFSLAGELPPELVQLRYLESIDLSYNDLGGSIPSQWASLQLKMIALLANRLSGNIPSYLGNFTSLAYLDLELNQFSGMIPRELGNLVNLETLILSSNKLDGNLPKELAELKNLTDFRINDNNFNGSIPDFVQNWKQLKRLEMVASGLEGPIPSSISALKTLTDLRITDINFTNQSFPDLSNIVGLSRLLLRNCNISGEIPPYIWEMSKLRILDLSFNKLHGNLPNAITTETLVFIFLSGNRLTGNIPMFRKGMSVDLSYNNFSQQSSGQPACQQGMDVTLNLFRSSSMGNDIGGACMDDLTCDKYWHSMYINCGGQNVKTNGSTYEGDAAASSGAAIFYQSEDEWGISSTGDFMDDNDFQNRAYIENMSSLNINELYQTARISPISLTYYHRCLENGNYTVSLHFAEIRFKNDNTYNSLGRRLFDVYIQNNLVEKDFNIEVEAAGVAKPVTKIHNATVTNNILDIRLYWAGKGTTRIPVSGVYGPLISAISVYPNFKPRFSGGGKTKTVPIILGVVGFCLVSSALAIFWWKCYFRVQKKRQKGLEGIEIQTVSFTLKQIKAATGNFDPANKIGEGGFGPVYKGLLPDGTVIAVKQLSSKSSQGNREFLNEIGVISCMQHPHLVKLHGCCIEGDQLLLVYEYMENNSLSRALFGPENQLHLDWKTRQKICIGIAKGLSFLHEESRLKIVHRDIKVTNVLLDKDLSPKISDFGLAKLDEREKTFISTRVAGTVGYMAPEYALWGRLTYKADVYSFGIVALEIVSGKHNKSCGPDDQFSCLLDWACHLEQNGNLIELVDQKLGSEFNKVEAERLIKVALLCANASPSLRPIMSEVVSMIEGTRIIPDVIPEPNSEDLRFKAIRGPHERIRSSLRGNQNSSSILDRSDNNSSHVHTDDDDPYETDEELNARFDTRSKYYKQPESRSEVSTLVLSETAVSSTSVHDPFDINISS
- the LOC133699844 gene encoding probable LRR receptor-like serine/threonine-protein kinase RFK1 isoform X1, whose protein sequence is MTMKFSPPVEKNPDKNRLCNLLSIFWVVQMSFFLRYAFLVSVLTFICLETPRLAAARLPQDEVDALHLITKKMGANGWNFNADSCGEYLPHVQLTDPDRNVTCDCEFANNTCHITSLKFKRFSLAGELPPELVQLRYLESIDLSYNDLGGSIPSQWASLQLKMIALLANRLSGNIPSYLGNFTSLAYLDLELNQFSGMIPRELGNLVNLETLILSSNKLDGNLPKELAELKNLTDFRINDNNFNGSIPDFVQNWKQLKRLEMVASGLEGPIPSSISALKTLTDLRITDINFTNQSFPDLSNIVGLSRLLLRNCNISGEIPPYIWEMSKLRILDLSFNKLHGNLPNAITTETLVFIFLSGNRLTGNIPMFRKGMSVDLSYNNFSQQSSGQPACQQGMDVTLNLFRSSSMGNDIGGACMDDLTCDKYWHSMYINCGGQNVKTNGSTYEGDAAASSGAAIFYQSEDEWGISSTGDFMDDNDFQNRAYIENMSSLNINELYQTARISPISLTYYHRCLENGNYTVSLHFAEIRFKNDNTYNSLGRRLFDVYIQNNLVEKDFNIEVEAAGVAKPVTKIHNATVTNNILDIRLYWAGKGTTRIPVSGVYGPLISAISVYPNFKPRFSGGGKTKTVPIILGVVGFCLVSSALAIFWWKCYFRVQKKRQKGLEGIEIQTVSFTLKQIKAATGNFDPANKIGEGGFGPVYKGLLPDGTVIAVKQLSSKSSQGNREFLNEIGVISCMQHPHLVKLHGCCIEGDQLLLVYEYMENNSLSRALFGPENQLHLDWKTRQKICIGIAKGLSFLHEESRLKIVHRDIKVTNVLLDKDLSPKISDFGLAKLDEREKTFISTRVAGTVGYMAPEYALWGRLTYKADVYSFGIVALEIVSGKHNKSCGPDDQFSCLLDWACHLEQNGNLIELVDQKLGSEFNKVEAERLIKVALLCANASPSLRPIMSEVVSMIEGTRIIPDVIPEPNSEDLRFKAIRGPHERIRSSLRGNQNSSSILDRSDNNSSHVHTDDDDPYETDEELNARFDTRSKYYKQPESRSEVSTLVLSETAVSSTSVHDPFDINISS